From the genome of Fibrobacter sp.:
CTTCAGCATGACCGAAGCCGAAAGCAATTTTAGTTTGTTCGATATTCAGGGCCAGCGTGTGGCAAATTTCAAGGCTGCCGGCATGGAAGATGCGGTGCGCATGGTCAAGGAAGGAATCAATGGCGTCCGCCAGGGTGTGTACCTGTTGCGCGGCGCCGGAAAGGCGGGCATGAAGAAGGTGCTTGTCGGTTCCTTCTAGAAGTTGTCCGGCCTGTCGAACATGTGCGTGACGAACTCGGTCACGAGCGTCACGTAGGCCTCGTCGCTGAAGATAGGCTTCTGCATCATATCGATGGCTTCTTGCGAGAGCTTGCCGGTCTTTGCGAGCTCTTCACCGCCCTTGCGGTATTTTTCACGCAGCATGGCGAGGCGCCGCGGTCCGCCGCGGTGGTCGAGCGCGCGCATCTGCGGGCAGGCGATGAGCGTGTAGCCCTCGTGTCCGAGGATGATGTCGAACTGCTTCACGATGGGTTCGTACACCACGTCGATGTCCATCCAGGCGCAGCTTGAAAGCAGAATGATTTTCTGGCCTTCCTTCTGGAACTGCAGCCCGTGCAGGTGCGAGTTCATGGCGTTCGCGCCGTTTTCCAGTTTCTGCCCCATGTAGGGGTGGACCATCCCGACGATGCGGTCCATCAATACCTTCATCTGGCCGGGAACGCCGAACAGGTACAGCGGGAAACTCCAGATGACGATGTCCGCGTTGGTGAGCTTCTCGCGCACCCAGGGAACGTCGTCGCCCTTGATGAAGCAACTGCCGTCTTCGCGGCCCCAGCAACTGAGGCATCCGCGGCAGGGCTTTATGTTCAGCCTGTCGATAAAGAGGTATTCGGTCTCGTAGTCGCCGTTCTCTTCGAGCCCCTGAACGAACGCCTTTGTGGGAATAAGCGTTCCGCTGCGCTCGTTTTTCGGGCTTGCTACCATCACGAGTATCTTCTTTTTATCTGCCATGTGCCCAAATTTAGTTAATTTCGCGGGTTTTAGGGGCTTGTCCGCCTTGCTTGCCTTGCGCTTTTTTACTAAATTTTCGTCCGCTCGAGCAATTTCGCTCGGGTAAAAACCAATCACCGGTTTGCGAGAGTCGCTTCGGTGGCGCGGTCTACAACCCTAGGTTCGGGCTTCGCTTCGCGGCTTATTTGCATACCGGGTAGTAACAACCGAAAAGGAATACATTATGGCAAATCTGCCTTCCGTTGAAGACCTGCTCGCTGCAGGCTCCCACTTTGGTCACCAGACTCAGCGCTGGAACCCGAAAATGAAACCCTACATCCTGGCGGAAAAGAACGGCATCTACGTTCTCAACCTGTCCAAGACTCGCGACCTCCTCGAAGAAGCCGCCAAGGCCGCTGCCAAGATTTCTGAATCTGGCAAGACCGTGCTCTTCGTTGGCACCAAGCCGACTGCTCGTCAGTGCGTGCTCGACGCCGCTGCCGCCTGCAACCAGTTCTCTGTTACCAACCGCTGGCTCGGTGGTATGCTCACGAACTTCCAGACGGTCCGCAAGTCCATCAAGAAGATCGACAAGATCGACGCCATGGAAAACGACGGTACGTTCCAGGCTCTCTCCAAGAAGGAAGTGCTCGACAAGAACCGTGAACGCGAAAAGCTGCTCACCGTGTTCGGTGGCATCCGCGAAATGGTGAACCTTCCGGGTCTCCTGGTCGTGACCGACCTCGCTCACGAAAAGATTGCCGTGGCCGAAGCTCGTCGCCTCCACATTCCTATCATCGGCATCTGCGACACGAACGTCGACCCGACTCTCGTCGACTACCCCGTGCCGGCTAACGACGACGCCGTGAAGTCCATCAAGCTCATTGTGGACTACATCGCCGCCAACGTCAAGGCCCGCGTGGCCGCCGACAAGAAGGCTGACAAGGAAGAACCCAAGAAGTTCGACAACGGTGAGGACAAGTAATTATGCAGATTACCGCTTCCCTCGTTAACGAACTCCGCCAGAAGACTGGCGTGGGCATGATGCAGTGCAAGAAGGCCCTCACCGAAACTGACGGTGACATGGACAAGGCCGTCGAACTCCTCCGCAAGCAGGGTGCCGCCGTC
Proteins encoded in this window:
- the rpsB gene encoding 30S ribosomal protein S2 produces the protein MANLPSVEDLLAAGSHFGHQTQRWNPKMKPYILAEKNGIYVLNLSKTRDLLEEAAKAAAKISESGKTVLFVGTKPTARQCVLDAAAACNQFSVTNRWLGGMLTNFQTVRKSIKKIDKIDAMENDGTFQALSKKEVLDKNREREKLLTVFGGIREMVNLPGLLVVTDLAHEKIAVAEARRLHIPIIGICDTNVDPTLVDYPVPANDDAVKSIKLIVDYIAANVKARVAADKKADKEEPKKFDNGEDK
- a CDS encoding flavodoxin family protein → MADKKKILVMVASPKNERSGTLIPTKAFVQGLEENGDYETEYLFIDRLNIKPCRGCLSCWGREDGSCFIKGDDVPWVREKLTNADIVIWSFPLYLFGVPGQMKVLMDRIVGMVHPYMGQKLENGANAMNSHLHGLQFQKEGQKIILLSSCAWMDIDVVYEPIVKQFDIILGHEGYTLIACPQMRALDHRGGPRRLAMLREKYRKGGEELAKTGKLSQEAIDMMQKPIFSDEAYVTLVTEFVTHMFDRPDNF